The nucleotide sequence GCTCATCGGGAACCTCCCGGAGCGGCCGCGTTGGCAGTGGTCGTCGTCGACGGCTTCGGCTTCTCGGTGCCCTCGAGCTGCTGCGGCGATTGAGTCTTGAGCTTGGGGTTCTTCACTTCGATGCGATCGCCGTCGACGAAGAACGTGAGCTCGTCGCCCACGAACTCGTTGGTGCCCTGCTTGCCATGCGGATTTCCGGTGACGACCACCGTGCCGCCGGCGGCGTCGTAGACGGCCTGGTCGCCCCAGCCGGTGCGGTCGCCCTGCACGACCTCCACGTTGCCGGTGCAGATCGCCTTCTCGAGCTTGTCCTCGCCCTGGAAGTCGGTGACCAGCTGGTCGCACGTGAGGACGAGCTTCGGCTGCTCCGCCGTGGCCGCGCGGACGGCGTGCACGTGGCCCTTCCAGAGACCGCGGTTGTCCTTGGTGAGCACCGTGAGGTGATCCGCTTGGATGTCGAGCGGCTTCGAAGGACCTGCGAGGGGCGTCGATGGCGCCGGCTTGGGCGGCGTCGAGGCGGGCTTGGGCGCGGCCGCGAGCGCCAGGGCGAGCACGAGCGCGCTCATGGCGTGGCCCTGCCCTGCGCGTCGACGGGGCCTTCGAGCTCGAGCACGGCCGTGTTGGCGTCGTAGGTGAAGCCCGTGCCGGTGGCGTGGAAGCGGGTCGACTGCAGCTCCACCGGCTCGTGGCCCGAAGCGACCCGCGTCGTGCCGTCGTAGTGCGCGGAGTGGCTGATGGCGGTGCCGTCGGCGCGGATCAGCTTCACGCCGTCGGTGAGGTCGAGCGTGCGCGCGCGGAGCTGGCCGGTGGCGAGCCCGGCCTCGATTCGCACCGGGCGCGGATCGCCGCGCATGCCAGGCAGATCGGCAGTCGCCTGGGTGGCCACGGCCGTGCCAGCAGAGCGGTCGTAGACCAGGTGGCTGGCCTTGCCCACGCCTGCCAGGGCGCTGCCGCGATAGTCCCAGAGGGTCACGCCGTCGAAGGCGGCATCGGCCTTGCCAGCCCGGGCGGAGGCCTCGGGCGTGGCAGCCCAGGCCGCGCCGGCCATGGCTGCCAGGAACCCTGCGGATATGGCGAAGGTCGCTCTCACGCGCTCACCAGCAAACTTCCTGCCACCCATGCCTCTTCCCGCGGGCAACGATGTTGGAACAGCGGGCACCGGGTTTGCAACACCAGCACTAACATCCTTGAAAACACTTGCAAAACTTCACGGAAGGTCGTGCTTGACTTCGCAGCCGAAAAGGCGATCGCGCTGGGCTCGGGCAGGCGGTCGACAGGCCGCCCGGCATTGTCGGCACGCTTTTCGCGCGGGGGAAGCCGGATCGACGCGGGGCGTCGATTGGGCGACGCGTCCAGCGCGCCCGCGAAGGGAAATGCCAGGTCGCGAACGGTGATCGATGGCTCGGTTTCTGGGCTAGCCTCGCGGCCCATGCCCATCCAGAACCCGCTCTCGAAGCTGCTCTCCGGCCGGGCCGAGGCCAAGGCCGATCTCTCGGTGCACCTCTCGGAGCGCGACGGCGCCACGCTGCACGACAAGATGCGGCAGGCCTACTTCTGGATCGTCAACAACGCGGTCATCTGCCCGTACTACGACATCGAGTTCGGCGGCGAGAACCGGCTCAAGAACGCAGCCGGCGACGAGATCGTCCTCCACGACGCCATGAGCTACAGCTCGTACGTCCTGGTGCCGATGC is from Deltaproteobacteria bacterium and encodes:
- the lptC gene encoding LPS export ABC transporter periplasmic protein LptC, with amino-acid sequence MAGAAWAATPEASARAGKADAAFDGVTLWDYRGSALAGVGKASHLVYDRSAGTAVATQATADLPGMRGDPRPVRIEAGLATGQLRARTLDLTDGVKLIRADGTAISHSAHYDGTTRVASGHEPVELQSTRFHATGTGFTYDANTAVLELEGPVDAQGRATP